In Bacillus thuringiensis, a genomic segment contains:
- a CDS encoding Tn3 family transposase yields the protein MGVKQLLSEAQRNELMDLSRLTEWDLVTFHTFSKHDLHLILKHRRGYNRLGFALQLALIRYPGWSLTEYKDIPQYVVAYVASQLQIPPEEFLVYAKRGNTLWEHLGEIRTEYGYQNFSSEYKETLLQFLVQQAMDNNNTLYLIEITISTLRKMKVILPAMYVIEDIVWEAKQQADQKVYSILHDGLVQEQKDQLDALLLPTINGKSPLAWLKDVPAQPSPESFLKVIDRLQFVQKIGLTIDTTKINTNRLRQLARLGSKYEPYAFRRFNEVKRYSMLVSFLLEITQDLIDYAIEIHDRLMMNLQTKGKKEQDEIQQANGKKLNEKILQFITVCGTLIEAKETGKDAFAALDEVMSWNEMVESVEEAKQLSRPLNYDYLDLLNTRYSYVRRYAPTLLRSLHFRATKSGEPVLQALDTIHELNETGKRKVPHGAPLHFVSNRWQKHVYDDDGNINRHYYELAALTELRNHIRSGDIFVSGSRHHKAFDDYLIPYDEWNEVSNIPNGLTAPLKAEDYITDRINRLNEHLEWLSKNSEKLEGVDISQGKLHVERLDRGTPEEAKAFSKLLHSMLPRIKLTDLLIEVASWTGFHDQFIHASTNQSPDQEEQNIVLATLMAMGTNIGLTKMAEATPGISYRQMANASQWRMYDDAMVRAQSILVNFQKEQKLSSYWGDGTTSSSDGMRLSIAVRSLHADSNPHYGTGKGGTIYRFVSDQLSAYHVKVITTNARDALHVLDGLLHHETDLKIEEHYTDTAGYTDQVFALTHLLGFRFAPRIRDLADTKLFSIPGGEEYENVQALLKGKINVKLIKENYEDIRRLAYSVQTGKVSSALIMGKLGSYARQNKLATALGEMGRIEKTLFTLDYISNKAVRRRVQKGLNKGEAINALARIIFFGQRGEFRERALQDQLQRASALNIIINAISVWNTVYMEKAVEELKARGEFREDLMPYAWPLGWEHINFLGEYKFEGLHDTGQMNLRPLRIKEPFYS from the coding sequence ATGGGAGTTAAACAATTACTGTCAGAGGCACAACGAAATGAGTTAATGGATTTATCACGTTTAACAGAATGGGATTTGGTAACATTTCATACTTTTTCTAAACATGACTTACATTTAATATTAAAACACCGTAGAGGATACAATCGTTTAGGGTTCGCTCTTCAGCTTGCATTAATTCGTTATCCTGGCTGGTCCTTAACAGAATATAAAGACATTCCACAATATGTAGTGGCTTACGTTGCGAGTCAGTTACAGATTCCACCTGAAGAATTTTTAGTATATGCCAAACGTGGGAATACTTTATGGGAGCATCTTGGGGAAATTCGAACAGAATATGGATATCAGAATTTTTCTTCTGAATATAAAGAAACTTTATTACAATTTTTAGTGCAACAAGCAATGGATAACAATAATACCCTCTATTTAATTGAAATAACAATATCTACATTGCGAAAAATGAAAGTCATTCTTCCAGCTATGTATGTGATTGAAGATATCGTCTGGGAAGCAAAGCAACAAGCAGATCAGAAAGTGTATAGTATACTACATGACGGTTTGGTCCAAGAACAAAAAGATCAATTAGATGCGTTACTTTTACCAACTATAAATGGTAAATCTCCATTAGCATGGCTAAAAGATGTACCGGCCCAGCCTTCACCAGAATCATTTTTAAAAGTAATAGACCGATTACAATTTGTTCAAAAAATTGGTCTTACTATTGATACCACAAAAATTAATACAAATCGTCTTCGGCAGCTCGCTAGATTAGGATCAAAATATGAGCCATATGCTTTTAGACGATTCAATGAAGTAAAAAGATATAGTATGTTAGTCTCATTTTTATTGGAGATTACACAAGACCTTATAGATTACGCAATTGAAATTCATGATCGTCTTATGATGAATCTTCAAACAAAAGGGAAAAAAGAACAAGACGAAATACAGCAAGCAAATGGGAAAAAATTAAACGAGAAGATTTTACAATTTATTACTGTATGCGGGACACTAATTGAGGCAAAAGAAACGGGTAAAGATGCTTTTGCAGCCCTAGATGAAGTAATGTCATGGAATGAGATGGTCGAATCTGTTGAAGAAGCAAAACAACTATCACGGCCTTTAAATTATGACTATTTGGATTTGTTAAATACTCGTTATTCCTATGTTAGACGATATGCACCTACTTTATTACGCAGTCTTCATTTTAGAGCGACGAAATCTGGAGAACCCGTTTTACAAGCACTTGATACGATTCATGAATTGAATGAAACAGGTAAACGAAAAGTGCCTCATGGCGCTCCCTTACACTTTGTATCTAACCGTTGGCAAAAACATGTATATGATGATGACGGAAACATTAATCGGCACTATTATGAATTGGCAGCTTTAACCGAGTTAAGAAATCATATTCGTTCAGGAGATATTTTTGTATCAGGCAGTAGACATCATAAGGCATTTGATGATTATCTTATACCGTATGATGAATGGAACGAAGTTTCAAACATTCCAAATGGCCTTACAGCCCCTTTAAAAGCTGAAGATTATATAACTGACCGAATAAACCGATTAAATGAACATTTAGAATGGTTATCAAAAAATAGCGAGAAATTAGAAGGAGTAGATATTAGTCAAGGAAAACTACATGTTGAGCGATTGGATAGAGGAACTCCAGAAGAAGCAAAAGCATTTAGTAAACTTCTTCATAGTATGTTACCCAGAATAAAACTGACAGATTTACTAATAGAAGTGGCCAGTTGGACTGGATTTCATGATCAATTTATCCACGCCTCTACCAATCAATCTCCTGATCAAGAGGAACAGAATATTGTATTAGCTACTTTGATGGCAATGGGGACAAATATAGGTCTTACAAAAATGGCGGAAGCTACCCCTGGAATCTCCTATAGACAAATGGCAAATGCTTCACAATGGAGAATGTATGATGATGCAATGGTTCGCGCTCAATCTATTCTCGTGAATTTCCAAAAGGAACAAAAGTTATCATCCTATTGGGGAGATGGGACAACTTCTTCTTCTGATGGTATGCGTTTATCCATTGCTGTACGTTCTCTACATGCAGATTCCAATCCACACTATGGAACGGGAAAAGGTGGAACCATTTATCGATTTGTAAGTGATCAGCTATCTGCCTATCATGTGAAAGTCATTACTACCAATGCACGAGATGCTCTTCATGTATTAGATGGGCTTCTTCATCATGAAACAGATTTAAAAATTGAAGAACATTACACAGATACAGCTGGATATACAGATCAAGTTTTCGCTTTAACACACTTGTTGGGATTTCGATTTGCTCCTCGTATTCGTGATTTGGCAGATACTAAGCTTTTTTCTATACCTGGTGGAGAAGAATATGAAAATGTTCAAGCACTTTTAAAAGGAAAAATTAATGTAAAGTTAATAAAAGAAAACTATGAAGATATTAGAAGGTTGGCATACTCGGTTCAAACAGGAAAAGTATCTAGCGCTCTTATCATGGGGAAGCTCGGATCATATGCAAGACAAAATAAACTCGCAACAGCACTTGGAGAAATGGGACGAATCGAGAAAACCCTCTTTACGCTGGATTACATATCTAATAAAGCCGTAAGGAGACGGGTTCAAAAAGGTTTAAATAAAGGAGAAGCAATCAATGCATTAGCTAGAATTATATTTTTTGGACAACGTGGAGAATTTAGAGAACGTGCTCTCCAAGACCAGTTACAAAGAGCTAGTGCACTAAACATAATTATTAACGCTATAAGTGTGTGGAACACTGTATATATGGAAAAAGCCGTAGAAGAATTAAAAGCAAGAGGAGAATTTAGAGAAGATTTAATGCCATATGCGTGGCCGTTAGGATGGGAACATATCAATTTTCTTGGAGAATACAAATTTGAAGGATTACATGACACTGGGCAAATGAATTTACGTCCTTTACGTATAAAAGAGCCGTTTTATTCTTAA
- the tnpI gene encoding TnP I resolvase has protein sequence MDVAKQFSSYLKQENKTENTVQGYTSGIRQYIKWFEGSYDRKLTKLYRQNILEYISYLKNVKMLNAKSINHKISSLAKFNEFLIQKGSQQDQVILKTDMIKVQTVYASPTQIVELDVKKFLQSVLEDNNKRNYAIATLLAYTGVRISEALSIKMNDFNLQTGECIIRSGKGGKQRIVLLNSKVLSAIKDYLIDRKTYSTAHESPYLFISKKREKLDRTVVNRIFKSYSNVITPHQLRHFFCTNAIEKGFSIHEVANQAGHSNIHTTLLYTNPNQLQLKNKMELL, from the coding sequence ATGGATGTTGCAAAACAGTTTTCTTCTTATCTTAAACAAGAGAATAAAACTGAGAACACTGTTCAGGGATACACATCAGGTATTAGACAGTACATAAAATGGTTTGAAGGTTCCTATGACAGAAAATTAACAAAATTGTACCGACAAAATATCTTAGAGTACATTAGTTATTTAAAGAATGTCAAAATGTTGAACGCCAAGTCCATTAACCACAAGATTAGTAGCCTTGCTAAATTTAATGAATTTCTAATACAGAAAGGAAGTCAACAAGATCAAGTAATTTTAAAAACAGACATGATAAAGGTTCAAACTGTCTATGCTTCTCCAACCCAAATTGTTGAATTAGATGTAAAAAAGTTTTTACAAAGTGTGTTAGAGGATAATAACAAACGTAATTATGCAATTGCCACTCTCCTAGCATATACAGGAGTACGTATTTCAGAGGCATTATCTATCAAAATGAATGACTTCAATTTACAGACTGGGGAATGTATTATTCGAAGTGGAAAAGGAGGTAAACAACGAATTGTATTACTAAATAGTAAGGTACTTAGTGCTATCAAAGATTATCTCATCGATCGAAAAACATACAGTACAGCACATGAATCTCCGTATCTTTTTATTAGTAAAAAGCGAGAAAAGCTCGACCGTACGGTCGTCAATCGTATCTTTAAATCATACAGCAATGTTATTACTCCACACCAATTACGACACTTCTTCTGTACGAATGCAATTGAAAAAGGATTTAGCATTCATGAAGTTGCAAATCAAGCTGGGCACTCTAACATCCATACGACACTACTTTACACAAATCCAAACCAACTGCAGCTAAAAAATAAAATGGAGCTCTTATAA
- a CDS encoding IS4-like element IS231C family transposase, which produces MNLSIQDELQLFSEELYRHLTPSLLEELAKELGFVKRKRKFSGNELATICIWVSQRTASDSLVRLCSQLHAATGTLMSPEGLNKRFDKKAVEFLKYIFSALWKSKLCKTSAISSAALTYFQRIRILDATIFQVPKHLAHVYPGSGGCAQTAGIKIQLEYDLHSGQFLNFQVGPGKNNDKTFGTDCLDTLRPGDLCIRDLGYFSLEDLDQMDQRGVCYISRLKLNHTVYTKNPFPEYFRNGTIKKQSQYIQVDLENIMHTLKPGQTYEIKESYIGKNQRLFTRVIIYRLTEEQILERRKKQSYTESKKGITFSEKSKRLTGINIYVTNTPWEVVPMEQIHDFYSLRWQIEIIFKTWKSLFQIHHWQTIKQERLECHVYGKLIAIFICSSTMFKMRQLLLQKHKRELSEYKAIGMIQDHLSLLYQAIQRNTRIITKVLIRLFTLLKKNGRKSHRYEKKTIFDIMGVVYEYNGLRKQKKAA; this is translated from the coding sequence ATGAATCTTTCAATTCAAGATGAATTACAACTATTTTCTGAAGAGCTGTATCGTCATTTAACCCCTTCTCTTTTGGAAGAACTCGCTAAAGAATTAGGTTTTGTAAAAAGAAAACGAAAGTTTTCAGGAAATGAATTAGCTACCATATGTATCTGGGTCAGTCAACGTACAGCGAGTGATTCTCTCGTTCGACTATGCAGTCAATTACACGCCGCCACAGGCACTCTTATGAGTCCAGAAGGACTCAATAAACGCTTTGATAAAAAAGCGGTTGAATTTTTGAAATATATTTTTTCTGCATTATGGAAAAGTAAACTTTGTAAAACATCAGCCATTTCAAGTGCAGCACTCACGTATTTTCAACGAATCCGTATTTTAGATGCGACGATTTTCCAAGTACCGAAACATTTAGCACATGTATATCCTGGGTCAGGTGGTTGTGCACAAACTGCAGGTATCAAGATTCAATTAGAATATGACTTACACAGCGGACAGTTTTTAAACTTCCAGGTAGGTCCTGGAAAAAATAATGATAAAACATTTGGAACAGATTGCTTAGATACCTTACGGCCGGGTGATCTGTGTATTCGTGATTTAGGATATTTTTCATTGGAAGACTTAGATCAAATGGATCAACGTGGCGTGTGCTATATATCAAGACTTAAGTTAAACCATACCGTCTATACGAAAAATCCATTTCCAGAATACTTTCGAAATGGGACAATCAAAAAACAGTCACAGTATATCCAAGTTGATTTAGAGAACATTATGCACACGTTAAAACCAGGACAAACGTATGAAATAAAAGAGTCGTATATTGGCAAGAATCAAAGATTATTTACAAGAGTAATTATCTACCGATTAACAGAGGAACAAATACTGGAACGTAGAAAAAAACAAAGCTATACCGAAAGTAAAAAGGGGATTACCTTTTCAGAAAAGAGTAAACGATTAACGGGTATCAACATATATGTTACGAATACGCCTTGGGAAGTGGTTCCGATGGAACAAATCCATGATTTTTACTCCCTCCGCTGGCAGATCGAAATCATATTTAAAACGTGGAAATCTCTATTTCAAATTCATCATTGGCAAACTATCAAACAAGAGCGATTAGAATGCCATGTGTATGGAAAACTCATTGCCATTTTTATATGTTCTTCCACGATGTTTAAGATGCGCCAACTTCTGTTGCAAAAGCACAAAAGAGAACTAAGCGAATATAAAGCAATTGGGATGATTCAAGATCATCTATCCCTGTTATATCAAGCGATACAGAGAAACACCCGTATAATAACAAAGGTTTTAATCCGCCTGTTTACCCTACTAAAGAAAAATGGCCGGAAATCCCATCGATATGAGAAGAAAACTATCTTTGATATTATGGGTGTTGTCTATGAGTATAATGGATTGAGAAAACAAAAGAAAGCTGCATAA
- a CDS encoding Tn3 family transposase: MNIQKRLTILTTDEINQLYSRPLFTTKERVQYFSLSQMETELLYTLRSIKSKIYFILQLGYFKSKHLFFQFNLCEVEEDIQYILKVHFNNADFSDFGSIDKKTRLNQQQLILKRFNYYLCDSQSRLDLKEQARRAAAISGKPIFIFRELINYLTTKRIIIPGYSFIQEVIGNAITYEQNRLIRVIQKQLSEADKQHLKELLYNPSGLYKITRIKHEPKDFSMNEIKREIEYGKEMYPLFQLANSILPQLKISNESIKYYASLVEYYSVYKLKRFNESLVNLYLLCFIFHRYQRMNDNLINSFIYKMRKYNDDILSFAKDQVYNYYTENQEDFKKVGNILQVIIDENISEHTVFKDIQRRVFSILDRPKLTELANQILNTSKIDEKAFRWERIDTLALQFKRQIRPIFMTIDFVTTDIEDPLMDAIHFLKEVFMKRKALLKYDIENIPQTFIQNGAKRYLYTKDDAHSKRLLIDRYEFLIYHSLWYRLQSGDVFCRDSIQYRSFEDDLVDEDTWVHKESMIQDFNLTKLQQPIEQHLKELENKLEARIISINKRITSGKNKYVQVKKHKNHHSWTLPYTRSSSLINHSFFDVLPQVDMRSILYFVNQQCNFLDNFEHILGRYANQKAKDYTLIPCLIAWGTNMGLYRMGEVSDIDFSKLATTSANFIRLETLKDVNDCISNATSKLPIFPYFNIDDFIHSSSDGQKYETQIHTLQSRHSSKYFGMNKGITSYTMVANHIPIQARIIGANEHESHYVFDILYNNTTNIKPTIHSTDTHGTNEVNFAILDLFGYQFAPRYKDIQATISRNLYGFQHPSHYEELLIKPVRKINTDLIVKEWDNIKRIMVSLALKTTTQNVIVRKLSSYARKNQTKRALWEYDNIIKSLYFLEYIDSLSLRQNVQKSLNRGESYHKLRRSVSYANFGKLRFKTEQDQHIWNECSRLLSNCVVYYNASILSNLLIKSKDTGFEMKMLQYISPIAWQHINFYGRYEFSKSPTVVNIEEILESINKDDILTSLTREDSLEE; the protein is encoded by the coding sequence ATGAATATTCAAAAAAGATTAACTATTTTAACTACAGATGAAATAAATCAACTTTATAGTAGACCTCTTTTTACAACTAAAGAGCGCGTACAATATTTTTCTCTTTCTCAAATGGAAACTGAATTGTTATATACTTTACGTTCAATAAAATCTAAGATTTATTTTATTCTTCAACTTGGATACTTTAAGTCAAAGCACTTATTTTTTCAATTTAACCTATGTGAAGTGGAAGAAGATATTCAATATATTCTTAAAGTTCATTTCAATAATGCTGACTTCTCAGATTTTGGATCTATTGATAAAAAAACTAGGCTAAATCAACAACAACTTATTCTTAAGCGCTTTAATTATTATCTTTGTGATTCACAATCTCGACTAGATTTAAAAGAACAAGCTCGTAGAGCTGCAGCTATAAGTGGGAAACCGATTTTTATTTTTCGCGAACTTATAAATTATTTAACTACTAAACGAATTATTATTCCTGGTTATAGCTTTATACAAGAGGTTATAGGAAATGCTATTACATATGAACAAAACCGCCTTATAAGGGTTATACAAAAACAGCTATCCGAGGCGGATAAACAGCATTTAAAAGAATTATTATATAATCCTTCTGGTTTATATAAGATTACTCGAATCAAACATGAACCTAAAGACTTTAGTATGAATGAAATTAAACGGGAAATTGAATATGGGAAAGAAATGTATCCTCTTTTTCAACTGGCCAATTCAATTTTGCCACAACTAAAAATTTCTAATGAAAGTATTAAATATTACGCTTCTTTAGTAGAATATTATTCCGTATATAAATTAAAAAGGTTTAATGAATCCCTTGTAAATCTTTATTTATTGTGCTTTATTTTTCATCGATACCAAAGAATGAATGATAATTTGATCAATAGTTTTATTTATAAAATGAGAAAATACAACGATGATATTTTATCCTTTGCAAAAGATCAAGTATATAACTATTACACAGAAAACCAGGAAGATTTCAAGAAAGTCGGAAATATTTTACAAGTTATAATAGATGAAAACATTTCCGAACATACAGTATTTAAAGACATACAAAGACGTGTATTTTCTATCCTAGACCGTCCTAAATTAACTGAGCTAGCAAATCAAATCCTGAATACTTCGAAGATAGATGAAAAAGCGTTCCGTTGGGAACGTATTGATACATTAGCTTTACAATTCAAGAGACAAATTCGTCCTATTTTTATGACGATTGATTTTGTTACAACAGATATTGAAGATCCTCTTATGGATGCAATACATTTTTTAAAAGAAGTTTTTATGAAACGAAAAGCTTTACTTAAATATGATATCGAAAATATTCCACAAACCTTTATACAAAATGGGGCCAAACGTTACCTTTACACGAAAGATGATGCGCATTCAAAACGTTTACTAATAGATCGATATGAATTTTTAATTTATCATTCTTTATGGTACCGCTTACAATCAGGAGATGTTTTTTGTAGAGATAGCATACAGTATAGAAGTTTTGAAGATGATTTAGTCGATGAAGATACGTGGGTACATAAAGAGAGTATGATTCAAGATTTCAATTTAACTAAGCTACAACAGCCCATCGAACAACATTTAAAAGAACTTGAAAACAAATTGGAAGCTCGTATCATCTCTATTAATAAAAGGATTACTTCTGGAAAAAACAAATATGTTCAAGTGAAAAAACATAAAAATCATCATTCTTGGACACTTCCATATACTCGATCTTCATCTCTTATTAATCATTCTTTTTTCGATGTATTACCACAAGTTGATATGAGGAGTATCCTGTATTTTGTAAATCAGCAATGCAATTTTCTAGATAACTTTGAACATATTCTGGGACGCTATGCCAATCAAAAAGCAAAGGATTATACTCTCATTCCATGTTTAATAGCTTGGGGAACAAATATGGGGTTATATAGAATGGGAGAAGTCTCTGATATAGATTTTTCAAAATTAGCTACTACATCAGCTAATTTTATTCGATTAGAAACATTAAAAGATGTAAATGATTGTATCAGTAATGCCACAAGTAAGCTTCCTATTTTCCCGTATTTTAACATTGATGATTTCATCCATTCAAGTAGTGATGGCCAAAAATACGAAACACAGATTCATACACTACAGTCTCGTCATTCTTCTAAATATTTTGGAATGAATAAAGGAATCACTTCGTATACAATGGTGGCTAACCACATTCCAATTCAAGCAAGAATTATTGGTGCAAATGAGCATGAAAGCCATTATGTATTTGATATTTTATACAATAATACAACCAATATAAAACCTACTATCCATTCTACAGATACACATGGAACGAATGAAGTTAATTTTGCTATTTTAGATTTGTTTGGTTACCAATTTGCACCTAGATATAAAGATATTCAAGCAACGATATCTCGAAATTTATATGGTTTTCAACATCCAAGCCATTATGAAGAATTGCTGATTAAACCTGTGCGTAAAATTAATACAGATCTCATTGTAAAAGAATGGGACAATATAAAACGAATTATGGTATCTCTTGCTTTAAAGACGACGACTCAAAATGTTATTGTTCGAAAATTAAGTTCTTATGCACGGAAAAATCAAACCAAGCGGGCACTATGGGAGTATGATAACATCATTAAAAGCCTATATTTTTTAGAATATATTGATTCATTATCGTTACGTCAAAATGTTCAAAAATCACTAAATCGTGGAGAAAGCTATCATAAATTACGTCGATCAGTATCCTATGCAAACTTTGGGAAACTTCGTTTCAAGACTGAACAAGATCAGCACATCTGGAATGAATGTAGTAGGCTGCTCAGCAACTGTGTTGTTTATTACAATGCGAGTATATTATCGAATTTATTAATAAAATCCAAAGATACAGGGTTTGAGATGAAAATGTTACAGTATATTTCACCAATTGCATGGCAACATATTAATTTTTATGGTCGTTATGAATTTAGTAAATCCCCAACAGTAGTAAATATAGAGGAAATTCTTGAGAGTATCAATAAAGATGATATTCTCACCAGCTTAACACGAGAAGACTCCTTGGAAGAATAA